From Acidimicrobiales bacterium, one genomic window encodes:
- a CDS encoding alpha-2-macroglobulin family protein: protein MRRKITLLLLVLALIASACSGDDDAGPDEGPDDSGPTDNGGPAGRANRTAGPVTVSLSQGERSGAAADELVAYVEGAPLDAAAVDRVLDRLPDWSGDDADRVDFNRPAESLRPPVSGDTIDVPFPADGGDPPPAVDDGPLTVLRHQPDGDVGIAPFLSLTFSQPMIALGTVEQTDAADIPVTMTPELAGRWQWIGTRTLRFEHDPEVFDRLPMATTYSVVVPAGTESAAGGALAEDYEFAFATPSATVRSLSPSNDSLELEPVFLASFDQRVDPDAILGVTTMTLEGREVAIRLASDNEIAGDEFVSERIEQAVEGTWVAFRAVEAFTPDSAIRIEIGPEIPSVEGPDTTDEVFTEQARTYAPLRVDDQSCRPGDDCQPDWGFSVSFNNELDPDSLDPEDLRFEPALPGAYVRIQGNWIEINGPIVGGTVYEMTVPAALTDVFGQTLGDDEVIEFTVDDAYPFLDFDRGRLATLDPLVDSQTLPLQLRNHSEVRVRAFAVDPSDWADYVDYWDDRWDDDGFPDPPWTEIYDAVQQTGAPANERFEARIDLEPVFGGEPGMAVVVVEAVGELANLDRDNDRRYWDNQPVVQWVQSTALGADLIADQETGYAWVTDLTTGAPVAGASVAPAPIWATTDPVVTGADGLATLPLPGSREDSGPLVVSLGDDMAISEAYASASPATDQALWYVVDDRGLYRPGETISVKGWVRLLDLSDDATIEEFPEGEAFTYSVKDAFGNEIAAGDVALSATGGFDFTADIPLGANLGQGWIEFGHPSTPQRFGHTHNFGIEEFRRPEFEVTARAETPGPYLVDDPATVAVDATYFSGGPLPDAPVDWWVVTRPTSYSPPGWGEFTFGAWIPWWDRSPFGEYAYDDVCCGGPGFEPESSAESFSGTTDSTGSHFLRMDFAGDGEGRPTTVSATASVTDVNRQTWSSTTDLLVHAAALYVGIHATRPFVKAGDPLPVEVIVTDIDGVAVPDRVADVVAEQVRSEYVDGEWTEVVIDSEPCEITSTDAPEICTFAMENGGRYRIAASVVDDAGRESRSEMTVWVSGGESLPSRRLELQEATVVPDQDAYAAGDTAEIFVGSPFGAAHGLMTISRNGIEEIVPFEIEGSDTILEIDIRDEHVPSLRIGIELVGITDRAADDGTVLPDVPPRPAYATGGVDLRVPPASRTLAVEAIPADDVVEPGASTSVTVEVTDAAGDPVEGAELLVVAVDEAVLALTGYELLDPLDIFYRSLGDRDSVSRSRDSILLADPQALVDLARQLEETVQTSLASPLPQDGATDELGDDTADSDMSEAARAPAALITAYAVGGDAAPIEVRSNFDALALWDPEVTTGADGRATVDFDLPDSLTRYRVMVVAVDGVDRFGSAESNLTAQLPLQVRPSAPRFLNFGDDFELPVVLQNLTDEAMEVEVVLQTANLEMTGPAGQSVTVPANNRVEVRFPVTTESAGTARFRAAAVSGDHADAATISLPVYTPATAEAFATYGVVDSGSTGNGATIQPVLAPEGVIPQFGGLEVTTSSTAVQALTDAVLYLAEYDYTSADAYASRILAIAALRDVLEAFEAEGIPTPTEFDQIVADDIASLAALQNYDGGWSTWRRNFETSPYRSVHVMHALYEAKANGYAVPAGVLEQGRSFLQNVEGYIPQDWSAESRDTLIAYSLFVRRLDGDLDPNRADEIWRRHGLDFGLDALAWLWPVIGDEAIATEIRRNFSNRVTETPSAATFTTDYTEDAYLLLQSDRRTDGIVLGAMLLMDPDNDLIPKIVTGLIGNQRQGRWNNSQENAFILLALNNYFDTFEATTPDFVARVWLGDLYAAEHVFEGRSVDSQETVVPMQDLLDQGDTDLVVSNDGVGRLYYRLGLRYAPDDFDLDPLDRGFVVQRSYEGVDDEGDVWLDDDGVWHVKAGAEVRVKLTMVNDSQRTNMALIDPLPAGLEPSNPALAVTADLGDRGDRDVEAAADSWWYWTWYDHQNLRDDRAEAFSAYLWAGTHEYSYLARATTPGTFVVPPTRAEEIYAPEVFGRSASDRLIIE, encoded by the coding sequence ATGCGACGAAAGATCACACTGCTGTTGCTGGTGCTCGCGCTGATTGCGAGCGCCTGCTCCGGCGACGACGACGCCGGCCCCGACGAGGGCCCCGACGATTCGGGCCCGACCGACAACGGCGGACCGGCCGGTCGTGCGAACCGGACCGCGGGTCCGGTGACCGTGAGCCTCAGTCAGGGTGAGCGCAGCGGTGCAGCCGCCGACGAGCTCGTCGCCTACGTCGAAGGCGCACCGCTCGATGCCGCCGCGGTCGATCGGGTGCTCGATCGGCTGCCCGACTGGTCGGGCGACGATGCCGATCGGGTCGACTTCAACCGTCCGGCCGAGTCGCTCCGTCCGCCGGTGTCGGGTGACACGATCGACGTTCCCTTCCCGGCCGACGGCGGCGACCCGCCGCCCGCCGTCGACGACGGACCGCTCACCGTGCTGCGCCACCAACCCGACGGTGATGTGGGAATCGCTCCGTTCCTGAGCCTCACCTTCAGTCAGCCGATGATCGCGCTGGGCACGGTGGAGCAGACCGACGCGGCCGACATCCCCGTCACGATGACGCCAGAACTCGCGGGCCGCTGGCAGTGGATCGGCACGCGCACCCTGCGCTTCGAACACGACCCCGAGGTCTTCGATCGTCTCCCGATGGCCACGACCTACTCCGTGGTCGTCCCCGCGGGGACGGAGTCGGCCGCCGGTGGCGCACTCGCGGAGGACTACGAGTTCGCGTTCGCGACTCCGAGCGCCACCGTCCGGTCGTTGTCACCGAGCAACGACTCGCTCGAGCTCGAGCCGGTGTTCCTCGCGTCGTTCGATCAGCGGGTCGACCCCGACGCGATCCTCGGCGTGACCACCATGACGCTCGAGGGCCGGGAGGTCGCGATCAGGCTCGCATCGGACAACGAGATCGCCGGCGACGAGTTCGTGTCGGAGCGGATCGAACAGGCCGTCGAGGGCACCTGGGTCGCCTTCCGGGCCGTCGAGGCGTTCACCCCCGACTCGGCGATCCGCATCGAGATCGGCCCCGAGATCCCCTCGGTGGAAGGCCCTGACACCACCGACGAAGTGTTCACCGAGCAGGCCCGGACCTATGCGCCGCTGCGGGTCGACGACCAGTCGTGCCGACCGGGCGACGACTGTCAGCCCGACTGGGGCTTCTCCGTCTCGTTCAACAACGAGCTCGACCCCGACTCGCTCGATCCCGAGGATCTCCGGTTCGAGCCGGCGCTCCCCGGCGCGTACGTGCGGATCCAGGGCAACTGGATCGAGATCAACGGCCCGATCGTCGGTGGCACCGTCTACGAGATGACGGTGCCGGCCGCCCTGACCGACGTGTTCGGCCAGACGCTCGGCGACGACGAGGTGATCGAGTTCACCGTCGACGACGCGTACCCGTTCCTCGACTTCGATCGTGGCCGCCTGGCGACACTCGACCCGCTGGTGGACTCGCAGACCCTGCCGCTCCAGCTCCGCAACCACTCCGAGGTGCGGGTCCGGGCCTTCGCCGTCGACCCCTCGGACTGGGCCGACTATGTCGACTACTGGGACGACCGCTGGGACGACGACGGCTTCCCCGATCCTCCGTGGACCGAGATCTACGACGCGGTCCAGCAGACCGGCGCACCGGCCAACGAGCGGTTCGAGGCGCGGATCGACCTCGAGCCGGTGTTCGGCGGCGAGCCCGGCATGGCCGTGGTCGTCGTCGAAGCGGTCGGCGAGCTCGCGAACCTCGATCGCGACAACGACCGTCGCTACTGGGACAACCAGCCGGTGGTGCAGTGGGTGCAGTCGACTGCGCTCGGCGCCGACCTGATCGCCGACCAGGAGACCGGCTACGCCTGGGTGACCGACCTGACCACCGGCGCGCCGGTCGCCGGCGCATCGGTTGCCCCGGCGCCGATCTGGGCGACCACCGACCCGGTCGTCACCGGCGCCGACGGCCTCGCCACGCTCCCGCTGCCCGGATCCCGCGAGGATTCGGGCCCGCTCGTGGTCTCCCTCGGCGACGATATGGCGATCAGCGAGGCCTACGCGAGTGCCTCGCCCGCCACCGACCAGGCGCTCTGGTATGTCGTCGACGACCGCGGTCTCTACCGGCCCGGCGAGACGATCAGTGTCAAGGGCTGGGTCCGACTGCTCGACCTGTCCGACGATGCGACGATCGAGGAGTTCCCCGAGGGTGAGGCGTTCACCTATTCCGTCAAGGACGCGTTCGGCAACGAGATCGCGGCGGGCGATGTCGCCCTGAGTGCCACCGGTGGGTTCGACTTCACCGCCGACATCCCGCTCGGCGCCAACCTCGGCCAGGGCTGGATCGAGTTCGGTCATCCGTCGACGCCGCAACGCTTCGGCCACACCCACAACTTCGGGATCGAAGAGTTCCGGCGCCCGGAGTTCGAGGTGACGGCGCGGGCCGAGACGCCCGGACCCTACCTGGTCGACGATCCGGCGACGGTCGCCGTCGATGCGACCTATTTCTCCGGCGGACCACTGCCCGACGCGCCGGTCGACTGGTGGGTCGTGACCCGCCCCACGTCGTACTCGCCTCCGGGCTGGGGCGAGTTCACGTTCGGCGCGTGGATCCCGTGGTGGGATCGCAGCCCGTTCGGCGAGTATGCCTACGACGACGTTTGCTGTGGTGGCCCGGGCTTCGAGCCCGAGAGCTCGGCGGAGTCGTTCTCGGGGACCACCGATTCGACGGGCAGTCACTTCCTGCGCATGGACTTCGCGGGCGACGGCGAGGGCCGCCCGACCACGGTCAGCGCGACGGCCTCGGTGACCGACGTCAACCGCCAGACCTGGTCCTCGACCACCGACCTGCTCGTGCACGCCGCCGCGCTCTATGTCGGCATCCACGCCACGCGTCCGTTCGTGAAGGCCGGCGACCCGTTGCCGGTCGAGGTGATCGTGACCGACATCGACGGCGTCGCGGTGCCCGACCGGGTCGCCGACGTGGTCGCCGAACAGGTCCGCAGCGAGTACGTCGACGGCGAATGGACCGAGGTCGTGATCGACTCGGAGCCGTGCGAGATCACTTCGACCGACGCACCCGAGATCTGCACCTTCGCGATGGAGAACGGCGGCCGCTACCGGATCGCGGCCTCGGTCGTCGACGATGCCGGACGCGAGAGCCGCAGCGAGATGACGGTGTGGGTCAGCGGGGGCGAATCCCTGCCGAGCCGTCGGCTCGAGCTCCAGGAGGCCACCGTGGTCCCCGACCAGGACGCCTATGCAGCCGGGGACACCGCCGAGATCTTCGTCGGCTCGCCCTTCGGTGCGGCCCACGGGCTGATGACGATCAGCCGCAACGGGATCGAGGAGATCGTCCCGTTCGAGATCGAGGGGAGCGACACGATCCTCGAGATCGACATCCGCGACGAACACGTGCCGAGTCTGCGCATCGGCATCGAGCTGGTCGGCATCACCGACCGGGCCGCCGACGACGGCACGGTGCTCCCGGATGTGCCGCCGCGGCCGGCGTATGCCACCGGGGGAGTGGACCTCCGCGTCCCGCCCGCGAGCCGCACGCTCGCCGTGGAGGCGATCCCGGCCGACGACGTGGTCGAACCCGGCGCGTCGACGTCGGTGACCGTCGAGGTCACCGATGCCGCCGGCGACCCAGTGGAGGGCGCCGAGCTGCTGGTCGTCGCGGTCGACGAGGCAGTGCTGGCCCTCACCGGCTACGAGCTGCTCGACCCGCTCGACATCTTCTACCGCTCGCTCGGTGATCGCGACTCGGTGTCGCGGAGCCGCGACTCGATCCTGCTGGCCGATCCGCAGGCACTGGTCGACCTCGCCCGGCAGCTCGAGGAGACGGTGCAGACCTCGCTCGCGTCGCCGTTGCCGCAGGACGGGGCGACGGATGAGCTTGGTGACGATACGGCCGACAGCGACATGTCCGAGGCGGCTCGGGCTCCCGCTGCGCTGATCACCGCCTATGCGGTGGGTGGCGACGCGGCGCCGATCGAGGTCCGTTCGAACTTCGATGCGCTGGCGCTGTGGGATCCCGAGGTCACCACCGGTGCCGACGGGCGGGCGACGGTCGACTTCGACCTGCCCGACTCGCTCACCCGCTACCGGGTGATGGTCGTGGCCGTCGACGGGGTCGACCGTTTCGGCTCGGCCGAGTCGAACCTGACGGCGCAGCTCCCGCTCCAGGTGCGCCCGTCGGCGCCCCGATTCCTGAACTTCGGCGACGACTTCGAACTGCCGGTCGTGCTCCAGAACCTGACCGACGAGGCGATGGAGGTCGAGGTCGTCCTCCAGACCGCCAACCTCGAGATGACCGGACCGGCCGGCCAGTCGGTGACCGTGCCGGCCAACAACCGGGTCGAGGTGCGCTTCCCCGTCACCACCGAGTCGGCGGGCACCGCCCGTTTCCGGGCGGCGGCGGTCAGTGGTGACCATGCCGACGCGGCCACCATCTCGCTCCCCGTCTACACCCCGGCCACGGCCGAGGCGTTCGCGACCTATGGCGTGGTCGACAGTGGCTCGACCGGGAACGGCGCCACGATCCAGCCGGTGCTCGCCCCGGAGGGAGTCATTCCCCAGTTCGGCGGGCTGGAGGTGACGACCTCGTCGACCGCCGTGCAGGCCCTGACCGACGCCGTGTTGTATCTCGCGGAGTACGACTACACGAGTGCCGACGCCTACGCGTCACGCATCCTGGCGATTGCCGCCCTGCGCGACGTGCTCGAAGCCTTCGAGGCCGAGGGCATCCCGACGCCGACCGAGTTCGATCAGATCGTCGCCGACGACATCGCCTCGCTCGCGGCGCTGCAGAACTACGACGGTGGCTGGTCGACCTGGCGGCGCAACTTCGAGACGTCGCCCTACCGATCCGTGCACGTCATGCACGCGCTCTACGAGGCCAAGGCCAATGGCTACGCCGTGCCGGCCGGCGTCCTCGAACAGGGCCGCTCGTTCCTCCAGAACGTCGAGGGCTACATCCCGCAGGACTGGAGCGCCGAATCCCGCGACACGCTGATCGCCTACTCGCTGTTCGTGCGACGACTCGACGGTGATCTCGATCCGAACCGGGCCGACGAGATCTGGCGCCGTCACGGTCTCGACTTCGGGCTCGACGCGCTGGCCTGGCTGTGGCCGGTCATCGGCGACGAGGCGATCGCCACCGAGATCCGCCGCAACTTCTCGAATCGCGTGACCGAGACACCGAGCGCGGCGACGTTCACCACCGACTACACCGAGGACGCGTATCTGCTGCTGCAGTCGGATCGCCGCACCGACGGGATCGTTCTCGGCGCGATGCTGCTGATGGATCCGGACAACGACCTGATCCCGAAGATCGTGACCGGGCTCATCGGCAACCAGCGCCAGGGCCGCTGGAACAACTCCCAGGAGAACGCCTTCATCCTGCTGGCGCTCAACAACTACTTCGACACGTTCGAGGCGACGACGCCCGACTTCGTGGCCCGGGTCTGGCTCGGTGATCTCTACGCCGCCGAACACGTCTTCGAGGGACGCAGCGTCGACAGCCAGGAGACGGTCGTCCCGATGCAGGACCTCCTCGACCAGGGCGACACCGACCTCGTGGTCAGCAACGATGGCGTCGGCCGGCTCTACTACCGCCTCGGTCTGCGCTACGCGCCCGACGACTTCGACCTCGACCCCCTCGACCGCGGCTTCGTGGTCCAGCGCAGCTACGAGGGCGTCGACGACGAGGGCGATGTGTGGCTCGATGACGACGGGGTCTGGCACGTGAAGGCGGGGGCCGAGGTGCGGGTCAAGCTCACCATGGTCAACGATTCGCAACGCACCAACATGGCCCTGATCGACCCGTTGCCCGCCGGCCTCGAGCCCTCGAACCCGGCCCTCGCCGTGACCGCCGACCTCGGAGATCGCGGAGATCGCGACGTCGAGGCGGCGGCCGACAGCTGGTGGTACTGGACCTGGTACGACCACCAGAACCTGCGCGACGACCGAGCCGAGGCCTTCTCCGCCTACCTCTGGGCCGGCACCCACGAGTACAGCTACCTCGCGAGGGCCACCACACCCGGCACGTTCGTCGTACCCCCCACCAGGGCCGAGGAGATCTACGCCCCCGAGGTCTTCGGCCGTTCGGCTTCCGACCGCCTGATCATCGAGTGA
- a CDS encoding glutathione S-transferase family protein, with the protein MSVRLFGHWTCPYVNRVAFALGQRGIDHELVEVPPSAVRPEGFVLPDEFVAHSPRLEVPMVCVDGDYLADSIPVLRFLEERVDAPPLLPADRAALVLERVAHLDETLMRNMGGVAYGVDPDRIDRAAGRLAEAFDEMAGWLRETPWLAGPEPTLAEAIAVPVYLRLPGLIALGFDRSLPTEVERHRAATLALPGGRHVAWSAEQEAEYLGRHRKARRLAS; encoded by the coding sequence ATGAGCGTCCGGCTCTTCGGCCACTGGACCTGCCCCTATGTGAACCGGGTCGCGTTCGCGCTCGGGCAACGAGGGATCGACCACGAACTCGTCGAGGTCCCACCGTCGGCGGTTCGACCGGAGGGCTTCGTCCTCCCCGACGAGTTCGTCGCCCACAGCCCCCGACTCGAGGTGCCGATGGTCTGCGTCGACGGCGACTACCTCGCCGACTCGATCCCCGTCCTGCGCTTCCTCGAGGAACGGGTCGACGCTCCCCCGCTGCTGCCCGCCGACCGGGCGGCGCTGGTGCTCGAGCGAGTGGCCCACCTCGACGAGACCCTCATGCGCAACATGGGCGGGGTCGCCTACGGCGTCGATCCCGACCGGATCGACCGCGCCGCCGGTCGACTGGCCGAGGCGTTCGACGAGATGGCCGGTTGGCTGCGGGAGACGCCGTGGCTCGCAGGGCCGGAGCCGACGCTGGCCGAGGCGATCGCCGTCCCCGTCTATCTGCGCCTGCCCGGGCTCATCGCCCTCGGGTTCGACCGTTCGTTGCCGACCGAGGTCGAACGGCACCGGGCCGCGACCCTCGCCCTGCCCGGCGGGCGGCACGTCGCATGGTCCGCCGAACAGGAAGCGGAGTACCTCGGTCGCCACCGGAAGGCCCGCCGACTGGCGTCCTGA
- a CDS encoding glutathione S-transferase family protein, with protein MDGEQHMPQPLKVIGAPASPYSRKMRAVLRYRRIPFDWVLQNSPEARALPKPKVPVIPVIGFVDADGTCTEVMTDSSPQIMRLEGMYDGRSLVPTDPVVAFVDYLLEDFADEWVTKMMYHYRWYYEAAIDKAGRMLPLQADLTIPDDAWLAGKDFITDRQISRRALVGSTEENRPIIEDSYVRLLRLLDAHLHEHDHLFGPRPARADFGLYGQLTQLTWWDPEAVAVAVRESSRTVVWVERMEDLSGLAVDGDDSWCDRAAIPPTTVALLGEVGRTYAPFMVANHAAFANDDEMVSCTIDGATYSQGRFGYQRKCLDWLRDEYRALAPDDRAAVDGLLAGTGCEQLFA; from the coding sequence ATGGACGGGGAGCAGCACATGCCACAACCGCTGAAGGTGATCGGCGCACCGGCGTCGCCGTATTCGCGAAAGATGCGCGCCGTCCTGCGGTACCGCCGCATCCCGTTCGACTGGGTCCTCCAGAACAGCCCCGAGGCGCGAGCCCTGCCGAAGCCGAAGGTGCCGGTGATCCCCGTGATCGGCTTCGTCGACGCCGACGGCACGTGCACCGAGGTCATGACCGACAGCAGCCCACAGATCATGCGGCTCGAAGGGATGTACGACGGCCGGAGCCTCGTACCCACCGATCCGGTGGTCGCCTTCGTCGACTACCTGCTCGAGGACTTCGCCGACGAATGGGTCACGAAGATGATGTACCACTACCGCTGGTACTACGAGGCCGCCATCGACAAGGCCGGTCGCATGCTGCCGCTCCAGGCCGACCTCACCATCCCCGACGACGCCTGGCTCGCGGGCAAGGACTTCATCACCGACCGGCAGATCTCCCGGCGGGCCCTCGTGGGTTCGACCGAGGAGAACCGGCCGATCATCGAGGACAGCTACGTCCGCCTCCTGCGGCTGCTCGATGCCCACCTGCACGAGCACGACCACCTGTTCGGGCCCCGCCCGGCCCGGGCCGACTTCGGGCTCTACGGTCAGCTGACCCAGCTGACCTGGTGGGACCCCGAGGCCGTCGCCGTCGCCGTGCGGGAGAGCAGCCGGACCGTCGTGTGGGTCGAGCGCATGGAGGACCTGTCCGGTCTGGCCGTCGACGGCGATGACAGCTGGTGCGACCGCGCCGCCATTCCCCCGACCACCGTCGCGCTGTTGGGTGAGGTGGGGCGCACCTATGCGCCGTTCATGGTCGCCAACCATGCCGCGTTCGCGAACGACGACGAGATGGTGTCGTGCACCATCGACGGCGCCACCTATTCGCAGGGTCGGTTCGGCTACCAACGCAAGTGCCTCGACTGGCTCCGCGACGAGTACCGGGCCCTCGCGCCCGACGACCGGGCTGCGGTCGATGGGCTGCTCGCCGGCACGGGCTGCGAGCAACTCTTCGCATGA
- the xylA gene encoding xylose isomerase encodes MAEFFTDVDAITFAGPASDDPLTYRWYDKDRVVGDKTMAEHLRLAVCYWHSFNWPGNDVFGEGTFDRPWLDPSLDPVAAARMKMEAAFEFVEKLGVPFFSFHDHDMSPYGGSFAEETANLHMLTDEAVGHMERTGIKLLWGTARLFHHPRYMAGAATNPDPDVFARAAAQVANCLEVTHKMGGANYVLWGGREGYETLLNTDLSREMDQLGRFLTMVVEHKHAIGFEGTLLIEPKPQEPTKHQYDYDTATVFGFLQRYGLENEIKVNIEVNHATLSGHDFAHEVAVARSLGIFGSVDANRGDDRLGWDTDQFPNSVDALVPAVYEIVRGGGFDTGGFMFDTKLRRMSIDRSDLFHGHVGGIDTIAKAFLVAHEMVADGALESLRSARYAGWSGEEGRAILAGARSLDDLRARVTAQDLDPAPVSGAQEALETVVNRYIERVH; translated from the coding sequence ATGGCAGAGTTCTTCACCGATGTCGACGCGATCACCTTTGCCGGGCCGGCAAGCGACGATCCGCTGACCTACCGCTGGTACGACAAGGATCGGGTGGTGGGCGACAAGACCATGGCCGAGCACCTGCGCCTGGCGGTGTGCTACTGGCACTCGTTCAACTGGCCGGGCAACGACGTGTTCGGCGAGGGCACGTTCGACCGGCCGTGGCTCGATCCCTCCCTCGATCCCGTGGCGGCGGCCCGGATGAAGATGGAAGCGGCGTTCGAGTTCGTCGAGAAGCTGGGTGTGCCCTTCTTCTCGTTCCACGACCACGACATGTCGCCCTACGGAGGCTCCTTCGCGGAGGAGACAGCCAACCTCCACATGTTGACCGACGAGGCGGTGGGCCACATGGAGCGCACGGGCATCAAGCTCTTGTGGGGCACGGCGCGGCTCTTCCATCATCCGCGCTACATGGCCGGCGCCGCCACCAACCCCGACCCCGACGTGTTCGCTCGGGCCGCAGCCCAGGTGGCGAACTGTCTCGAGGTCACCCACAAGATGGGCGGCGCCAACTATGTCCTCTGGGGCGGCCGCGAAGGCTACGAGACCCTGCTCAACACCGACCTTTCGCGCGAGATGGACCAGCTCGGCCGGTTCCTCACGATGGTCGTCGAGCACAAGCACGCGATCGGGTTCGAGGGAACCCTGCTGATCGAGCCCAAGCCCCAGGAACCGACCAAGCACCAATACGACTACGACACCGCCACCGTGTTCGGCTTCCTCCAGCGGTATGGCCTCGAGAACGAGATCAAGGTCAACATCGAGGTCAACCACGCAACCCTGTCGGGCCACGACTTCGCCCACGAGGTTGCCGTGGCCCGATCGTTGGGCATCTTCGGCTCGGTCGACGCCAACCGTGGCGACGATCGGCTCGGCTGGGACACCGACCAGTTCCCGAACTCGGTCGACGCTCTCGTGCCCGCGGTCTACGAGATCGTTCGAGGTGGTGGCTTCGACACCGGCGGGTTCATGTTCGACACCAAGTTGCGCCGCATGTCGATCGACCGATCCGACCTGTTCCACGGCCACGTGGGTGGCATCGACACCATCGCCAAGGCGTTCCTCGTCGCCCACGAGATGGTGGCCGACGGCGCGCTCGAGAGCCTGCGATCCGCCCGTTACGCGGGGTGGAGCGGCGAGGAAGGCCGGGCGATCCTCGCCGGTGCGCGGTCGCTCGACGACCTGCGGGCGCGGGTCACGGCGCAGGACCTGGATCCGGCGCCGGTGTCGGGAGCACAGGAAGCACTCGAGACGGTGGTCAACCGCTACATCGAGCGAGTGCACTGA
- the xylB gene encoding xylulokinase → MPLVAGVDSSTQSKKVELRDIDTGVVVASGRAAHPSTEPPCSEQDPRAWWGALVEAFAATGDARRDVVALSGAAQQHGLVVLGRDGEPLRAAKLWNDTESAPQADRLVEAIGADAWATACGSVPVAAFTITKLAWLVETHPDLAPGIDRVMLPHDYLTLRLTGEAVTDRGDASGGGWFDRETGEYRADLLGLVGGRDDWVSILPTVLGPDEVAGVLTATAADALGLRPGITVGPGTGDNMAAALGLRLRPGDVAMSLGTSGTVYAVSPASTSDPSGTVAGFCDAAGGYLPLVCTLNATKVTDTVARWLGHSRDEFAGLALRSPSGANGVSLTPYFDGERTPNRPDATGTFEGLRNTTVAADLARAAHEGVVRGLLHGLDALTAAGADTSGTLHLIGGGAKSPAYRTVAADLLGAVIRVPADDETVAAGACVQAARVHGGSAAVSSWDLRSGVDVTP, encoded by the coding sequence ATGCCGCTGGTCGCCGGGGTCGATTCGTCGACCCAGTCGAAGAAGGTCGAGCTCCGCGACATAGACACCGGTGTGGTCGTCGCATCCGGCCGTGCCGCGCACCCGTCGACCGAGCCGCCGTGCAGCGAGCAGGACCCACGGGCCTGGTGGGGCGCCCTGGTCGAAGCCTTCGCGGCGACCGGCGACGCCCGCCGTGACGTGGTGGCACTCTCGGGTGCCGCCCAACAGCACGGCCTCGTGGTCCTCGGCCGTGACGGTGAGCCGCTCCGGGCGGCGAAGCTGTGGAACGACACCGAGTCTGCACCGCAGGCCGACCGGCTCGTGGAGGCGATCGGTGCAGACGCATGGGCCACCGCGTGCGGGTCGGTGCCGGTGGCGGCGTTCACGATCACGAAGCTGGCCTGGCTGGTCGAGACCCATCCCGACCTCGCGCCCGGAATCGATCGGGTGATGCTGCCGCACGACTACCTCACGTTGCGGCTGACCGGCGAGGCCGTGACCGATCGCGGCGACGCCTCCGGCGGTGGATGGTTCGACCGGGAGACCGGCGAGTACCGGGCCGACCTCCTCGGGCTCGTGGGCGGAAGGGACGACTGGGTATCGATCCTGCCGACGGTCCTCGGCCCCGACGAAGTGGCTGGTGTGTTGACCGCAACGGCGGCCGACGCACTCGGGCTTCGTCCGGGGATCACGGTCGGCCCCGGCACCGGCGACAACATGGCGGCGGCGCTCGGCCTCAGGCTTCGCCCCGGCGACGTCGCCATGTCGCTCGGCACCTCCGGCACCGTCTACGCGGTGTCGCCGGCTTCGACGAGCGACCCCTCCGGTACGGTCGCCGGGTTCTGCGATGCAGCGGGCGGCTACCTCCCGCTCGTGTGCACCCTCAACGCCACGAAGGTGACCGATACGGTGGCTCGCTGGCTGGGCCACAGCCGCGACGAGTTCGCAGGGCTCGCGCTGCGCTCCCCGTCGGGGGCGAACGGCGTGTCGCTCACGCCCTACTTCGACGGCGAACGCACACCGAACCGGCCCGACGCGACCGGCACCTTCGAAGGTCTCCGCAACACGACCGTCGCGGCCGACCTCGCCCGAGCGGCCCACGAGGGGGTCGTTCGCGGGCTGCTCCACGGTCTCGATGCGCTGACCGCGGCAGGGGCCGACACCTCCGGCACCCTCCACCTCATCGGTGGCGGTGCCAAGAGCCCGGCCTATCGGACGGTCGCCGCCGATCTGCTCGGCGCGGTCATCCGGGTCCCGGCCGACGACGAGACCGTGGCCGCGGGGGCCTGTGTGCAGGCCGCCCGCGTCCACGGCGGATCCGCCGCGGTCTCGTCATGGGATCTGCGCTCGGGAGTCGACGTCACTCCGTGA